Proteins co-encoded in one Mycobacteriales bacterium genomic window:
- a CDS encoding maleylpyruvate isomerase N-terminal domain-containing protein: MPGPVPAPGRFGLGELGVPELGREVVAAWDAFLDGVRDPSTDLSRPSRLSGWTGRETCIHLGNWDDSQVLEGILASARTGALKEPPPPDRVSDLLVRAHREATDEDVVGALVQARERIAHFFAGGEAEETGRLLAGSAVGPLPVLSLVHAGTYELAVHTLDLAPCGAPPPAPVLLDRGLAALVDVTGALTARAGIDVAITAMTADGGWSCTSQAHSWSTGRVAAGPFDGVGVRGSAVDLLDVSAGRAGLPQLLVSRRLQVQQLPQWMRLAPLLDDVPGLPGGAALRAAVGGVSGVAGRVGRLLGQFRG, from the coding sequence ATGCCAGGACCTGTTCCCGCTCCCGGTCGCTTCGGGCTGGGCGAGCTGGGTGTCCCGGAGCTGGGCCGCGAGGTCGTCGCCGCCTGGGACGCCTTCCTGGACGGGGTGCGTGACCCGTCGACCGACCTGTCCCGCCCCTCCCGGTTGTCCGGCTGGACCGGCCGCGAGACCTGCATCCACCTGGGAAACTGGGACGACTCGCAGGTCCTGGAGGGCATCCTCGCGTCGGCGCGGACCGGCGCGCTGAAGGAGCCGCCACCCCCCGACCGCGTGAGCGACCTGCTCGTCCGCGCCCACCGCGAGGCCACGGACGAGGACGTCGTGGGGGCGCTGGTGCAGGCGCGGGAGCGGATCGCCCACTTCTTCGCCGGTGGTGAGGCCGAGGAGACCGGCCGGCTGCTGGCCGGCTCCGCTGTCGGGCCGCTGCCGGTCCTGTCCCTGGTGCACGCCGGCACCTACGAGCTGGCGGTGCACACCCTCGACCTCGCTCCGTGCGGCGCTCCCCCGCCGGCCCCCGTCCTGCTCGATCGCGGGCTGGCAGCGCTCGTCGACGTGACCGGCGCGCTCACCGCCCGCGCCGGGATCGACGTCGCGATCACCGCCATGACCGCGGACGGTGGCTGGTCCTGCACCAGCCAGGCGCACAGCTGGTCCACCGGGCGGGTCGCCGCCGGGCCCTTCGACGGCGTCGGCGTACGAGGCTCCGCGGTCGACCTGCTGGACGTCTCGGCCGGCCGGGCCGGCCTGCCGCAACTGCTGGTGAGCCGCCGGCTGCAGGTGCAGCAGCTGCCCCAGTGGATGCGCCTCGCGCCGCTGCTGGACGACGTCCCGGGCCTGCCCGGCGGCGCCGCACTGCGGGCCGCCGTCGGCGGGGTGTCCGGCGTCGCGGGCCGCGTCGGCCGGCTGCTCGGGCAGTTCCGGGGCTGA
- a CDS encoding trehalose-6-phosphate synthase: MTTDDAKRPVVAVANRLPVHAGDDGWQLSPGGLVTALRPVMSVRSGAWVGWDGGTKDTPARLPELSIGLAPVSLTATQVRDYYHGFANRTLWPLLHHAIEKPVFERSWWAAYRSVNERFSAAAVEALDSNPEALLWVHDYHLLLVPELVRQERGAQRTGLFLHTPWPSPDIFARIPWRKSLLLGPLGADVVSFHTEGYRRNFVRACGRLLGGDGVQVKDDDLALPDGRLVRTTVSPISIDVAQFADLGTSPRTDEEVRALRQQFAGRTVLLGVDRLDYTKGIVERLRAFEALLERRPDLRDQLVLVQVAVPSRDDVREYRQLRSQVEQITGRINGRFTAPGRDVPVHYLYRSLTPEALSAYYACADVMLVTPLVDGMNLVAKEYVAVQNARRSCGALVLSEFTGAAHELEGAVLCNPFDIDGLSSLIEQALVLPEATRRRAMSGMARQVTAHDVHHWVDLQLADIGAEGPGAVPD, encoded by the coding sequence GTGACCACCGACGACGCGAAGCGACCGGTCGTCGCTGTCGCGAACCGGCTCCCGGTGCATGCGGGCGACGACGGCTGGCAGCTGTCCCCCGGCGGCCTGGTGACGGCGCTGCGCCCGGTGATGAGCGTCCGCTCCGGGGCGTGGGTCGGCTGGGACGGCGGGACCAAGGACACGCCGGCCCGGCTGCCCGAGCTGTCGATCGGGCTCGCACCGGTGTCCCTGACGGCGACCCAGGTCCGCGACTACTACCACGGCTTCGCGAACCGGACGCTCTGGCCGCTGCTGCACCACGCGATCGAGAAGCCGGTGTTCGAGCGCTCCTGGTGGGCGGCGTACCGCTCGGTGAACGAGCGGTTCTCCGCCGCCGCCGTGGAAGCGCTCGACAGCAATCCCGAGGCGTTGCTGTGGGTCCACGACTACCACCTGCTGCTGGTGCCCGAGCTGGTGCGCCAGGAGCGCGGCGCCCAGCGCACCGGCCTGTTCCTGCACACGCCGTGGCCGTCCCCGGACATCTTCGCGCGCATCCCGTGGCGCAAGAGCCTGCTCCTCGGACCGCTCGGGGCCGATGTCGTCAGCTTCCACACCGAGGGCTACCGGAGGAACTTCGTCCGCGCCTGCGGCCGGCTCCTCGGCGGTGACGGCGTGCAGGTCAAGGACGACGACCTGGCCCTGCCCGACGGCCGGCTGGTGCGCACCACGGTGTCGCCGATCTCGATCGACGTGGCGCAGTTCGCCGACCTGGGCACCTCACCCCGGACCGACGAGGAGGTCCGGGCCCTGCGTCAGCAGTTCGCCGGGCGCACGGTGCTGCTCGGCGTGGACCGGCTCGACTACACCAAGGGCATCGTCGAGCGGTTGCGGGCCTTCGAGGCGCTCCTGGAGCGCCGGCCCGACCTGCGTGACCAGCTCGTCCTGGTGCAGGTGGCGGTTCCCAGCCGGGACGACGTCCGCGAGTACCGGCAGCTGCGCAGCCAGGTCGAGCAGATCACCGGGCGGATCAACGGGCGTTTCACCGCTCCCGGCAGGGACGTGCCGGTCCACTACCTCTACCGGTCACTGACTCCGGAGGCGCTCTCGGCCTACTACGCCTGCGCCGACGTGATGCTCGTGACGCCACTGGTCGACGGCATGAACCTCGTCGCGAAGGAGTACGTCGCCGTCCAGAACGCCCGCCGTAGCTGCGGTGCGCTCGTGCTCAGCGAGTTCACCGGCGCGGCGCACGAGCTCGAGGGCGCGGTGCTGTGCAACCCCTTCGACATCGACGGGCTCTCCAGCCTGATCGAGCAGGCCTTGGTGCTGCCGGAAGCCACCCGCCGGCGGGCGATGTCAGGGATGGCCCGGCAGGTCACCGCCCACGACGTGCACCACTGGGTCGACCTCCAGCTGGCCGACATCGGCGCCGAGGGACCCGGCGCCGTACCGGACTGA
- a CDS encoding Nif3-like dinuclear metal center hexameric protein, with amino-acid sequence MTPRLADVLDVLEGFYPAAHAEPWDAVGLVCGDPAAPIRRVLLAVDPVEAVVQEVVQGGFDLLLTHHPLYLRGTTSVAATDPKGRVVHRLVSAGAALHVAHTNADVADPGVSDALAALFDLQDLRPLEPAAGEPLDKLVVFVPVSDADRLLDALAAAGAGSVGNYDRCAWSTSGTGTFRPLPGAAPSVGEVGRVERVAEARLEVVLPRAGRGRVLRALVDTHPYEQPAYDLLELATVAGSRGLGRVGELPSPVPLGVLTERAAQVLPATAWGVRAAGDPAQPVTTLAVCGGSGDGLLGAAARSGADAFLTADLRHHPASESPEGLALLDAAHWATEWPWLADAARRLAAATTVETVVSTLVTDPWTYSARSPTA; translated from the coding sequence GTGACCCCGCGGTTGGCTGATGTGCTCGACGTCCTCGAGGGCTTCTATCCGGCGGCGCACGCCGAGCCGTGGGACGCAGTCGGGCTGGTCTGTGGTGATCCGGCCGCCCCGATCCGGCGGGTGCTGCTGGCCGTCGACCCGGTCGAGGCGGTGGTCCAGGAGGTGGTCCAGGGCGGCTTCGACCTGTTGCTCACCCACCACCCGCTCTACCTGCGCGGCACCACCTCGGTCGCGGCCACCGACCCCAAGGGCAGGGTCGTGCACCGGCTGGTCTCGGCCGGGGCCGCGCTGCACGTCGCGCACACCAATGCCGACGTCGCCGATCCGGGCGTCTCCGACGCGCTGGCGGCGCTGTTCGACCTGCAGGACCTGCGGCCGCTGGAACCCGCGGCCGGCGAGCCGCTGGACAAGCTCGTCGTCTTCGTTCCCGTCAGCGATGCCGACCGGCTGCTCGACGCGCTGGCCGCCGCCGGGGCCGGCAGTGTCGGGAACTACGACCGGTGCGCGTGGTCGACCTCCGGCACCGGCACCTTCCGGCCGCTGCCGGGTGCCGCGCCTTCGGTCGGGGAGGTGGGCCGGGTCGAGCGGGTGGCGGAGGCCCGGCTCGAGGTGGTGCTGCCCCGCGCCGGCCGCGGGCGGGTGCTGCGTGCGCTGGTCGACACGCACCCGTACGAACAACCGGCGTACGACCTGCTGGAGCTCGCGACGGTGGCCGGCTCGCGCGGGCTCGGCCGGGTGGGCGAGCTGCCCTCGCCGGTGCCGCTCGGCGTGCTGACCGAGCGCGCCGCGCAGGTGCTGCCGGCGACCGCCTGGGGCGTACGGGCCGCCGGCGACCCGGCGCAGCCCGTGACCACGCTCGCCGTCTGCGGCGGCTCCGGCGACGGGCTGCTCGGCGCGGCGGCGCGGTCCGGCGCGGACGCCTTCCTCACCGCCGACCTCAGGCACCACCCGGCCAGCGAGTCACCGGAGGGGCTGGCCCTGCTGGACGCTGCGCACTGGGCGACCGAGTGGCCGTGGCTGGCCGACGCGGCCCGGCGGCTGGCTGCCGCCACTACGGTGGAGACGGTCGTGTCGACACTCGTCACCGACCCCTGGACGTACTCTGCGAGGAGTCCCACCGCGTGA